A genome region from Bombilactobacillus bombi includes the following:
- a CDS encoding macro domain-containing protein, with translation MAHLQIIKGDITKIPADAIVNAANTELKGGGGVDGAIHQAAGIKALNAACAKLHGCPTGQAKVTPAFQLAAKIIIHTPGPIWRGGDNQEAKLLAACYHNSLQKAQEYHCQTVLFPSISTGVYGYPLHLAAPIAIHAIRIFPTDLSVQMVCLDEATYQAYLIADAAK, from the coding sequence ATGGCTCATTTACAAATTATTAAAGGTGATATTACCAAAATACCCGCCGATGCAATCGTTAATGCTGCCAATACCGAATTAAAAGGCGGTGGTGGTGTGGACGGTGCGATTCACCAAGCGGCAGGAATAAAAGCATTAAATGCCGCTTGTGCTAAATTGCATGGTTGCCCTACAGGTCAAGCTAAAGTGACACCCGCTTTTCAACTAGCTGCTAAAATTATTATTCATACGCCGGGACCTATTTGGCGTGGCGGTGATAATCAAGAAGCAAAGCTTCTCGCTGCTTGTTATCACAACAGCTTACAAAAAGCCCAGGAATATCATTGCCAAACGGTTTTATTTCCCTCTATTAGTACTGGTGTCTATGGCTATCCCTTGCATTTAGCTGCACCAATTGCTATCCATGCTATTCGAATTTTTCCTACTGATTTATCAGTTCAAATGGTTTGCTTGGATGAAGCTACTTATCAAGCTTATTTAATTGCTGACGCTGCCAAATAA
- the menH gene encoding 2-succinyl-6-hydroxy-2,4-cyclohexadiene-1-carboxylate synthase, whose protein sequence is MKIKINHATYSLKITGVGAPVWLLLHGFMGSKYDFDNIRSALPGQVITLDLLGHGQTICDLTPTRLAFSQQIKDLQIFLEKYFTQPINLVGYSMGGRLALGLAISAPQLIAQLFLENCTAGIADRQKQQLRQHQDALLAQQLRQESLDQFIDNWENLPLFASQKNLSTKLQQQIRLQRQHQNPLALAASLEGMGTGVMPNYWPRLAQLTLPTTIITGDLDAKFQKITAQMTALLPHAHRFVVTNAGHNVHLEQPNQYLTILQEQSYAN, encoded by the coding sequence ATGAAAATCAAGATTAATCACGCCACATATTCACTAAAAATCACGGGAGTAGGAGCCCCGGTTTGGTTATTATTGCATGGGTTTATGGGGAGCAAATATGACTTTGATAACATCCGCTCTGCTTTACCTGGTCAAGTAATTACTCTAGACTTACTAGGTCACGGTCAAACCATTTGTGACTTAACACCCACGCGCCTCGCTTTTTCGCAGCAAATCAAAGATTTACAAATTTTCTTAGAGAAATATTTTACTCAACCGATTAACCTTGTTGGTTATTCCATGGGTGGACGTCTCGCCTTAGGCTTAGCCATTTCAGCCCCGCAGTTAATTGCTCAACTTTTTCTAGAAAATTGCACTGCCGGCATTGCTGATAGACAAAAACAACAATTGCGTCAACACCAAGATGCCCTCTTAGCTCAACAACTAAGACAAGAATCGTTAGACCAATTCATCGATAATTGGGAAAATCTGCCCTTATTTGCTTCACAAAAAAATTTATCTACAAAATTGCAACAACAAATCCGACTACAACGCCAACATCAAAATCCGCTGGCACTAGCTGCCAGCTTAGAAGGTATGGGTACTGGTGTAATGCCCAATTACTGGCCGCGATTAGCGCAATTAACATTGCCTACTACTATAATTACTGGTGACTTAGATGCTAAATTTCAAAAAATTACTGCCCAGATGACTGCTTTATTGCCCCACGCACATCGATTTGTAGTTACTAACGCAGGTCATAATGTGCATTTAGAACAACCTAATCAATACCTTACTATTTTGCAGGAGCAATCATATGCAAATTAA
- a CDS encoding nucleoside hydrolase has translation MTQNILFDCDPGSDDAIAILETFAHPEAIKVLGMTTVGGNGILKNVTRNLQHLLWFLKQETPMAPGQAEPIIKNLKNATEIHGENGLAGPTFPEEADQYPIASNNGVTFLHQIISQSETPVTIVATAPLTNIALLLKVFPEDRQNIEKLVIMGGTLSAGNVTPAAEFNFYVDPDAADIVLRAGIPTVLCGLDITNNTGLSADQIKSLENRGPASHLAYEILMPYFQAEQGEGLKRAAIHDLATITYLLDPTVYQGHQYGLKINNTWGELRGKVEIDDKASQKNVLVLDQVDIERASQLLLDSLAILDKQLQ, from the coding sequence ATGACACAGAACATCCTCTTTGATTGTGACCCCGGTAGCGATGATGCTATTGCGATTTTAGAAACTTTTGCCCATCCTGAAGCTATTAAAGTTCTTGGAATGACAACAGTCGGTGGCAATGGTATTTTGAAAAATGTTACTCGTAATTTGCAACATTTATTATGGTTTTTAAAACAAGAAACTCCGATGGCTCCAGGACAAGCTGAACCAATTATTAAAAATCTCAAAAATGCCACTGAAATTCATGGTGAAAATGGCTTAGCTGGTCCAACTTTTCCTGAAGAAGCTGACCAATATCCAATTGCCAGCAATAATGGAGTGACCTTTTTACATCAAATTATCAGCCAAAGTGAAACTCCAGTTACAATAGTAGCAACTGCTCCCTTAACTAATATTGCTTTATTATTGAAAGTCTTTCCTGAAGACCGTCAAAATATTGAAAAATTAGTGATTATGGGTGGTACTTTAAGCGCAGGTAATGTTACGCCCGCTGCCGAATTTAACTTTTATGTTGATCCTGATGCGGCTGATATTGTTTTACGGGCAGGAATTCCTACGGTCTTATGTGGCTTAGATATCACTAATAACACCGGTTTAAGTGCTGACCAAATTAAATCTTTAGAAAATCGTGGCCCTGCTAGCCACTTAGCTTATGAAATTTTAATGCCTTATTTTCAAGCGGAACAAGGCGAAGGTTTAAAGCGGGCTGCCATTCATGATTTAGCTACAATCACTTACTTATTAGACCCAACAGTTTACCAAGGTCACCAATATGGTTTAAAGATTAACAATACTTGGGGAGAGCTTAGAGGCAAGGTCGAAATTGATGATAAAGCTAGCCAAAAAAATGTTTTAGTTTTAGATCAAGTTGACATTGAACGAGCATCCCAGTTACTCTTAGATTCTTTAGCTATTTTAGACAAACAGTTACAATAA
- a CDS encoding heavy metal translocating P-type ATPase — MHFRKLMIIFGIGIVALILEFGFHQNLWAQIIISVVGLALAVSMTIEMIKTLRSGKYGVDLLAIMAILSTLAVSQYWASLIILLMLVGGDTLEDYAANKAGSELKALLEHAPEQAHLLQKDGTIKDVELDDVAIGADLIVKPGEQVPVDGIVTKGSGTFDESSLTGESKPVDKKVHDELMSGSINGSTAIEYRATKLATDSQYQKIIRLVKESQNQPAHFVRLADRYAVPFTIVALVISGVAWFISGDPNRFAQVLVVASPCPLILAAPIALVSGMSRTSRNGIIVKSGTSIEKMALLKTIYFDKTGTITTGELALNQVQPANDFTAEQLLKYAASAEQQSNHVLAISLLRNYHEQLLPLTHLEEKTAQGVQAQIEGHVVKAGKMDFVNPGHKADNDDPTIFVAIDNQYAGKITFIDQIRPEAQQTITDLRNLDIKHLKMLTGDNKPTAQRISQTAGLTEFQANLLPEDKIKALKNTPENERPMGMVGDGVNDAPSLAVADVGIAMGAKGSTAASESADVVILKDDLSRLVRGVIISRETMSIAKQAVLIGIFICTALMLVAAVGIIPTIIGALLQEVIDTVSILWSLKARHGKTTFEQPLPTTPKANN; from the coding sequence ATGCATTTTCGGAAATTGATGATTATTTTTGGTATTGGTATTGTGGCCCTAATTTTGGAATTTGGTTTTCACCAAAATTTATGGGCGCAAATTATTATTAGTGTTGTTGGCCTGGCCTTAGCCGTGTCAATGACTATTGAAATGATTAAGACCTTGCGTTCTGGTAAATATGGCGTAGATCTTTTGGCTATCATGGCAATTTTATCGACGTTAGCGGTAAGTCAATATTGGGCCAGCTTGATTATTCTTTTAATGTTAGTCGGTGGCGATACTTTGGAAGATTATGCCGCTAACAAAGCTGGTAGTGAACTCAAAGCTCTTTTAGAGCATGCACCCGAACAAGCCCATTTACTGCAAAAAGATGGCACAATTAAAGATGTAGAATTAGATGATGTGGCTATCGGCGCCGATTTGATTGTAAAACCTGGAGAACAAGTTCCTGTTGATGGAATTGTTACCAAAGGTAGTGGTACTTTTGATGAATCTTCACTAACAGGTGAATCAAAGCCCGTCGATAAAAAAGTTCATGATGAACTAATGTCTGGTTCAATTAATGGTTCCACCGCGATTGAATATCGAGCTACCAAGTTAGCTACTGATTCTCAGTATCAAAAAATTATTCGTTTGGTTAAAGAATCCCAAAACCAACCTGCTCACTTTGTCCGTTTGGCTGATCGTTATGCTGTGCCCTTTACAATTGTAGCCTTAGTTATTTCTGGAGTCGCTTGGTTCATTTCTGGAGATCCTAATCGCTTTGCACAAGTTTTGGTGGTTGCCTCTCCTTGCCCACTAATCTTAGCAGCTCCTATTGCTTTAGTATCAGGTATGAGTCGCACCAGTCGTAACGGAATTATTGTAAAAAGCGGAACCTCCATTGAAAAAATGGCGTTGCTCAAAACTATTTATTTCGACAAAACGGGCACTATTACAACGGGTGAATTGGCTTTAAATCAAGTTCAACCAGCTAACGACTTTACGGCTGAACAGTTATTAAAGTACGCAGCTAGTGCTGAACAGCAATCTAACCATGTCTTGGCAATTTCTTTATTGCGCAATTATCATGAACAATTATTGCCTTTAACCCATTTAGAAGAAAAAACTGCCCAAGGTGTCCAAGCCCAAATTGAAGGTCATGTAGTCAAAGCGGGAAAAATGGACTTTGTTAATCCGGGACACAAAGCAGATAACGATGATCCTACTATTTTTGTAGCAATTGATAATCAATATGCTGGTAAAATTACTTTCATTGATCAAATTCGACCAGAAGCCCAACAGACGATTACTGATTTACGTAATTTAGATATTAAACACCTCAAAATGTTAACTGGCGATAATAAGCCCACTGCCCAAAGAATCTCACAAACCGCTGGTTTGACTGAATTTCAAGCTAACTTATTACCCGAAGATAAAATCAAAGCTTTGAAAAATACACCTGAAAATGAACGGCCCATGGGAATGGTGGGCGATGGCGTTAATGATGCTCCTTCCCTAGCTGTAGCTGATGTAGGGATTGCGATGGGTGCAAAAGGATCGACTGCCGCTAGTGAGTCAGCCGATGTGGTCATTTTAAAAGATGACTTAAGCCGCCTTGTTCGCGGAGTAATTATTTCCCGGGAAACAATGTCCATTGCTAAACAGGCTGTTTTGATTGGAATTTTTATTTGTACGGCTTTAATGTTAGTGGCTGCTGTCGGTATTATTCCCACTATTATCGGCGCTTTATTGCAGGAAGTAATTGACACGGTATCTATTCTTTGGTCTTTGAAAGCTCGTCATGGTAAGACAACCTTTGAACAACCATTACCAACAACTCCCAAAGCTAACAATTAA
- the menC gene encoding o-succinylbenzoate synthase: MQIKSIKLLPVHLTFKQPFVSAHETLTTRDLVIVEVLDEYGNQGLGELDAFVNPYYNAETLTTASWIIKQILAPKIKDLEFQKPQEISNCWQAVRSNNLAKAALETAIWVAFAQRQHQPLRQVLAQAAGVNSRMHIRTGISLGINNLAQTQAAMSQALELGYQKIKLKVHGNNDLPKIAQLRQQFPQAPLMIDANGSLQNTDTLAATIDDLNLLMIEDPFAPSDLKAAQKLQNQMQTPICFDEPITGVAAALNALAFDQCRIISCKIGALGGFGPLIQLIKAQQKFHFPLWCGAMLEGGIGRALNLAAASLETFAFVSDIGETRKYYQKDLTLETFQLHHGCFQLPTTSGLGVSLLSQYQAQLAQTPSLI, from the coding sequence ATGCAAATTAAATCAATTAAATTATTACCTGTCCACTTAACTTTTAAGCAACCTTTTGTTTCGGCTCATGAAACTCTAACAACTAGAGATTTAGTAATAGTTGAAGTTTTAGATGAGTATGGAAATCAAGGATTAGGGGAGTTAGATGCTTTTGTAAATCCTTATTACAACGCAGAAACTTTAACAACAGCGAGTTGGATAATCAAACAGATCTTAGCACCCAAAATCAAAGATTTAGAATTTCAAAAACCACAGGAAATCAGCAACTGCTGGCAAGCTGTTCGTAGCAATAACTTAGCCAAGGCTGCTTTAGAAACTGCTATTTGGGTGGCATTTGCCCAACGACAACATCAACCCTTGCGCCAAGTGTTGGCTCAAGCTGCTGGGGTTAATAGTCGTATGCATATTCGCACTGGGATTAGTTTAGGAATCAATAATTTAGCTCAAACTCAAGCTGCTATGAGCCAAGCTTTAGAATTGGGATATCAAAAAATCAAGTTAAAAGTTCACGGCAACAACGACTTGCCCAAAATCGCTCAACTACGACAACAATTCCCACAAGCTCCGCTTATGATTGACGCCAATGGTTCATTACAAAATACTGATACATTAGCTGCAACCATTGATGATTTGAATTTACTAATGATTGAGGATCCTTTTGCTCCTAGTGATCTAAAAGCTGCTCAAAAGTTACAAAACCAGATGCAAACTCCAATTTGCTTTGATGAACCCATTACCGGTGTGGCAGCAGCTCTGAATGCATTGGCTTTTGATCAATGTCGTATTATTAGCTGCAAAATTGGCGCTCTTGGTGGCTTTGGACCTTTAATTCAGCTAATTAAAGCTCAACAAAAATTCCATTTTCCACTTTGGTGTGGCGCTATGCTTGAAGGTGGTATTGGTCGGGCTTTGAATCTAGCAGCTGCTAGTCTCGAGACGTTTGCTTTTGTCAGTGATATTGGTGAAACTCGCAAATATTATCAAAAAGATCTCACATTAGAAACTTTTCAACTACATCATGGCTGCTTTCAATTGCCAACAACTTCTGGCCTGGGCGTATCATTATTGTCACAATATCAAGCTCAATTGGCGCAAACACCATCCTTGATTTAA
- a CDS encoding YibE/F family protein, with product MWVLTGILLLALILVVGKQGLKIFLSLVGGFVVLMLVIMLIADEFNPLIVGSVFAVGLVFLAIYPHTQNQQIRQSAIVSTLIVLVVILGMAIVAVRFSFSQGFSIEDTDEIEQFILPVGVSFPQIQVVVLLFSTLGAIAEASIAVSSGVWEIVAYQPQISKQQLLHAGQEIGRKNIATALNTLLFGFFGSYLTLGLWMIQLHYSLVKVMNNAILVSAILELLLGILGVIMVVFVTNYYIIWQRQQLNKLDK from the coding sequence ATGTGGGTATTAACTGGCATCTTATTACTGGCTTTAATTTTAGTTGTTGGCAAACAAGGTTTAAAAATTTTTTTAAGTTTAGTTGGTGGTTTTGTTGTTTTAATGTTGGTAATTATGTTAATTGCTGATGAATTTAATCCTTTGATTGTTGGTAGTGTTTTTGCGGTGGGGTTAGTATTTTTAGCAATTTATCCGCATACACAAAATCAACAAATCCGCCAAAGCGCGATTGTAAGTACTTTAATAGTCTTGGTGGTAATTTTAGGGATGGCAATTGTAGCTGTTCGCTTTTCTTTCAGTCAAGGATTTTCTATTGAAGATACTGACGAAATCGAACAATTTATTTTGCCTGTCGGAGTATCTTTCCCGCAGATTCAAGTTGTGGTGTTATTATTTAGCACGCTAGGGGCAATAGCCGAGGCTAGTATTGCTGTGAGTTCTGGTGTTTGGGAAATTGTTGCTTATCAACCTCAAATCAGCAAGCAACAATTATTACATGCTGGTCAAGAAATTGGCCGTAAAAATATTGCCACCGCATTAAATACATTACTATTTGGTTTTTTCGGTAGTTATTTGACTTTAGGTTTATGGATGATTCAGCTACATTATTCACTGGTGAAAGTCATGAATAATGCGATTTTAGTTTCAGCAATCTTAGAATTACTATTAGGTATTCTAGGAGTCATCATGGTGGTTTTTGTCACTAATTATTATATTATTTGGCAGCGTCAGCAATTAAATAAGCTTGATAAGTAG
- a CDS encoding APC family permease → MSTKIVKKSITSSGLIALGAGGTIGSSWIYTNSQFFREYGAGGEIGGLLLAAVLAIFAALSFAELATTFVRAGGEVVYGYVAFGKPGAIFAAWALLGGYISLLGFYVTASSLLLARLFPIITKGIGYSFAGVRISLVELAIGVLITLVVYGVTYRGAHLTSKVQVVLLSGLIILGLILIVIGFSHGSMHNFWPAFHNQQKPLPAIIRFVIPAMTFLTGWESVATLAEEAQMPARKIGLIVIFSIVLAATYYISVLLASAWIWPWQKTAQMTMGTIDAFTAAGFPILGMIAFGISSLGLMTGFLNLFSASSRLLFSLARGNLLPQGIAQLHARYQTPARAVSVVLVLVLALGWLGKGALVYFLDVGGFLIALAWAFNVLCLLKIRHQYPHLPAGFRNRHLLWPIIGGVASLSIAVINFLPITKYSLIWPIEYLLLAIWAVLGLIILWRSRFYSVDIQALLGKDMIHKLTQNKNP, encoded by the coding sequence ATGAGTACAAAAATAGTTAAAAAGAGTATTACTTCGAGTGGATTAATTGCTCTCGGTGCTGGTGGTACAATTGGCAGTAGTTGGATTTATACAAATAGCCAGTTTTTTCGTGAATATGGTGCTGGTGGTGAGATTGGCGGCTTGTTGCTGGCTGCTGTATTGGCCATTTTTGCCGCTTTATCATTTGCTGAATTAGCTACCACTTTTGTGCGTGCCGGTGGCGAGGTGGTTTATGGATATGTAGCTTTTGGCAAACCAGGGGCCATTTTTGCTGCCTGGGCTTTACTGGGAGGATACATTAGTTTGCTAGGGTTTTATGTAACCGCTTCAAGCTTGTTATTAGCGCGTTTATTTCCGATTATCACTAAAGGAATTGGTTATAGCTTTGCTGGAGTGCGAATTTCATTGGTCGAATTAGCAATTGGTGTTTTAATTACTTTGGTAGTTTATGGGGTTACTTATCGTGGCGCACATTTAACGAGTAAGGTACAAGTTGTTTTACTGAGTGGTTTAATTATTTTAGGTCTTATTTTAATAGTTATAGGTTTCAGTCACGGATCAATGCATAATTTTTGGCCAGCATTTCATAATCAGCAAAAGCCTTTGCCAGCAATTATTCGATTTGTCATTCCAGCAATGACTTTTTTAACAGGCTGGGAGTCAGTTGCGACTTTAGCTGAAGAGGCTCAAATGCCTGCTAGAAAAATTGGTTTAATTGTCATTTTTTCAATTGTCTTAGCGGCCACTTATTATATTAGTGTGTTATTGGCATCAGCGTGGATTTGGCCTTGGCAAAAAACAGCCCAAATGACCATGGGAACAATCGATGCCTTTACTGCTGCCGGATTTCCAATACTAGGGATGATTGCGTTTGGCATCTCTTCTTTAGGCTTGATGACGGGTTTTTTGAATTTATTTTCAGCTTCTTCACGATTGTTATTTTCTTTGGCACGAGGCAATTTGCTACCGCAAGGAATAGCGCAATTACATGCCCGTTATCAAACGCCAGCACGAGCTGTCAGTGTAGTGTTGGTTTTAGTACTAGCTTTAGGTTGGCTGGGTAAGGGTGCTTTAGTATATTTCTTAGATGTAGGTGGCTTTTTGATTGCGTTAGCGTGGGCTTTTAATGTTTTATGCCTACTCAAAATTCGCCATCAGTATCCTCATTTGCCAGCAGGTTTTCGTAACCGTCATTTATTATGGCCAATTATAGGAGGAGTAGCTTCGTTATCCATTGCTGTAATTAATTTTTTACCCATTACCAAATATTCGTTAATCTGGCCTATTGAGTATCTATTACTAGCAATTTGGGCAGTTTTAGGTTTAATTATATTGTGGCGTTCCCGTTTTTATTCTGTAGATATACAAGCTTTATTAGGTAAAGATATGATTCATAAGTTAACACAGAATAAGAATCCCTAA
- a CDS encoding Cof-type HAD-IIB family hydrolase has protein sequence MTIRLLAVDVDDTLLDSQGKLLPSTRKAVAACLEQGIKVVLCSGRPLAGLTPYLQALNISGSQQYAITYNGAIIEAVAGDIISKKLVNNQWYRQLTAFSQEHKIPFNVVAPDSQIYTADHDVNWLTVVQAWENSAGVFIRKPDELPADFVIAKGLFVGDSSLLDQIEPTVEQVFGQELSVVRSGPNFLEVMHLGVNKGVALQQLAQHLNLSAAEVMAVGDEKNDLPMFEFAGTAVAMGNGTDLAKQHADFVTGTNDEDGLAAAIEKYALN, from the coding sequence ATGACAATTCGCTTACTAGCAGTCGATGTCGATGATACTCTATTAGATTCACAAGGCAAATTATTGCCATCTACAAGAAAAGCTGTTGCTGCTTGTTTAGAACAGGGAATTAAAGTGGTTTTATGTTCAGGACGACCATTAGCAGGGTTAACTCCTTATTTACAAGCTTTAAACATTAGCGGTTCTCAACAATATGCTATTACCTATAATGGTGCAATTATTGAAGCAGTAGCAGGTGATATTATTTCCAAAAAATTAGTTAATAATCAGTGGTACCGCCAACTAACTGCTTTTAGTCAAGAGCATAAGATTCCGTTTAATGTTGTAGCTCCTGATAGTCAAATTTATACTGCTGATCATGATGTTAATTGGCTGACTGTGGTTCAAGCTTGGGAAAATAGTGCCGGTGTGTTCATTCGCAAGCCTGATGAATTGCCCGCTGATTTTGTAATTGCTAAAGGGTTATTTGTTGGAGATAGTTCTTTACTGGATCAAATTGAGCCGACAGTAGAACAAGTTTTTGGCCAAGAGTTATCTGTAGTTCGTTCGGGGCCTAATTTTTTAGAAGTGATGCATTTAGGAGTTAATAAAGGAGTTGCTTTGCAACAACTGGCTCAACATTTGAATTTGTCTGCTGCTGAAGTGATGGCTGTCGGCGATGAAAAAAATGATTTACCGATGTTTGAATTTGCCGGGACTGCTGTGGCAATGGGCAATGGGACCGACTTAGCTAAGCAACATGCTGATTTTGTTACTGGTACTAATGATGAAGATGGTCTGGCAGCTGCTATTGAGAAGTATGCGTTAAATTAA
- the menD gene encoding 2-succinyl-5-enolpyruvyl-6-hydroxy-3-cyclohexene-1-carboxylic-acid synthase: MKPIQSALTKQVLTILQTIYTQGITQVVLSPGSRSTPVAILLGKMQDQGLIDLYVDVDERSAAFFALGLAKTKLQPVLLVCTSGTAAANYYPAICEANASHIPLIVLTTDRPPELQDIGAPQTLNQTNFYYQQVKHSWNLPTIDSSNQETEIKYSQYLVQKAIQCAVSSPCGPVHLNLPLRKPLMPDLNVHFEPVAPHNPIKIHNELTSAALQELQQQLTGKRGLILAGPQVGINSYQDELIEFANAMNWPLIADSLSNLRDYPQTITTGKWIFQFYQFLPLSMQPEVILRTGGTLVSAEIAAWLKQVQLPIVYLDADHAQLDDTLATTLALNANPATVLPQLKLNPSQPQWLKSWQQLDQNIQTLLQQTVHTTALTEPQIAWTLGQNLPKTAQLFVSNSMPIREIEAYFGHLQANVNVYCNRGVNGIDGVNSTALGMAAAHNQKPAYLYIGDLAFFHDLTGLMLSNNYSLNLTILLQNNNGGGIFSFLPQNQAVDQFEKVFGTPQNLNIKALAQFYQARYYKCTDCQTLQALIQQIPQGLTIVELSTKRSQLTTVDNQISQQVKKLIQDQNYENQD; the protein is encoded by the coding sequence ATGAAACCAATTCAATCGGCGTTAACTAAGCAAGTGCTGACTATTTTACAAACAATTTATACTCAAGGAATTACCCAAGTAGTCCTATCACCCGGTTCTCGTTCGACGCCCGTAGCAATTTTACTAGGAAAAATGCAAGATCAAGGTTTAATTGATTTATATGTAGATGTAGACGAGCGCTCGGCGGCTTTTTTTGCTCTGGGCCTTGCAAAAACTAAATTACAACCGGTTCTTTTAGTCTGCACATCAGGTACTGCTGCTGCTAATTATTATCCCGCCATTTGTGAAGCTAATGCCAGTCATATTCCCTTAATTGTTTTAACTACCGATCGCCCACCAGAATTACAAGATATTGGGGCTCCCCAAACTCTTAATCAAACTAACTTTTATTATCAACAAGTTAAACATTCTTGGAATTTACCTACTATTGATTCGTCTAATCAAGAAACTGAAATTAAATATTCCCAATACTTAGTTCAAAAGGCTATTCAGTGTGCTGTCAGTAGTCCTTGTGGGCCAGTACATTTAAACTTGCCTTTGCGTAAACCTTTAATGCCCGATTTAAACGTCCATTTTGAACCAGTTGCACCCCATAATCCTATCAAAATCCACAACGAGTTAACTTCTGCTGCCTTACAAGAATTACAACAGCAGCTAACTGGTAAACGCGGTCTGATTCTCGCTGGTCCTCAAGTGGGCATAAATTCTTATCAAGACGAATTAATAGAATTTGCTAACGCAATGAATTGGCCGCTAATTGCGGACTCGTTGAGTAATCTACGTGATTATCCGCAAACAATTACTACGGGAAAATGGATTTTCCAATTTTATCAATTTTTGCCATTGTCAATGCAGCCAGAAGTCATTTTACGTACTGGTGGGACATTAGTGTCAGCAGAAATTGCTGCTTGGCTGAAACAAGTTCAATTACCCATCGTTTATTTAGATGCTGATCATGCCCAATTAGATGATACTTTGGCAACTACCTTAGCCTTAAATGCTAACCCCGCCACGGTTTTACCCCAGTTAAAACTAAACCCTAGCCAACCCCAATGGTTAAAATCTTGGCAACAACTGGATCAAAATATTCAAACATTGCTCCAACAAACCGTACACACTACCGCTTTAACAGAGCCTCAAATCGCTTGGACTTTAGGACAAAACTTGCCGAAAACAGCGCAACTATTTGTCAGCAATTCCATGCCTATCCGCGAAATTGAAGCTTATTTTGGTCATCTGCAAGCTAATGTTAACGTATATTGCAATCGTGGAGTCAATGGGATTGATGGCGTGAACTCTACAGCACTTGGTATGGCCGCTGCTCATAATCAAAAACCTGCTTATCTTTATATTGGTGACTTAGCTTTTTTTCATGATTTAACTGGCTTAATGTTAAGTAATAATTATTCACTGAATTTAACTATCTTGCTGCAAAATAATAATGGTGGAGGGATTTTTTCCTTTTTGCCTCAAAATCAAGCTGTTGATCAATTTGAAAAAGTTTTTGGCACTCCGCAAAACTTAAATATCAAAGCTCTTGCTCAATTTTATCAAGCACGTTATTACAAATGTACTGACTGCCAAACTTTACAAGCTTTAATCCAACAAATTCCCCAAGGTCTAACTATCGTTGAACTCTCCACCAAGCGCAGTCAATTAACGACTGTCGATAATCAGATTAGTCAACAAGTTAAAAAATTAATTCAGGACCAAAATTATGAAAATCAAGATTAA
- a CDS encoding MarR family winged helix-turn-helix transcriptional regulator, protein MTENIIHLVKIVSNQLSRKMNKFAKQFGLTGVQIQIIDYLNHLPQNQFVYQKDIEREFNIRRSTATSVLQKMEENQLIMRNVSPSDSRIKIISALPKAEEIQPQISEFLAATNAELLNSISTFQRRGFLKALDKISTELAAEEKKEHNNNDTEHPL, encoded by the coding sequence ATGACAGAAAATATCATACATTTAGTTAAAATTGTCTCCAATCAGTTATCCCGGAAAATGAACAAATTTGCCAAACAATTTGGTCTAACTGGGGTACAAATTCAAATCATTGATTATTTAAATCATTTACCGCAGAATCAATTCGTCTATCAGAAAGACATCGAACGAGAATTTAATATTCGTCGTTCGACTGCAACCAGTGTTCTCCAAAAAATGGAAGAAAATCAACTGATTATGCGGAATGTTTCTCCATCTGATTCACGGATTAAAATTATTTCTGCTTTGCCGAAAGCTGAAGAAATTCAGCCGCAAATTTCTGAATTTTTAGCTGCTACTAATGCTGAATTATTAAACAGTATTAGCACGTTTCAACGTCGAGGCTTTTTGAAAGCCCTCGATAAAATTTCCACAGAATTAGCTGCGGAAGAAAAAAAGGAGCATAATAATAATGACACAGAACATCCTCTTTGA